A part of Kineococcus rhizosphaerae genomic DNA contains:
- a CDS encoding vWA domain-containing protein translates to MARDAWSRRRGGRYRYGEWAGGPDPLAPPYDVRAALDEVGREVLGGGSLREALRNLLRNGPDGRSGLDDLRARAARMRREAARRGDLDGALTKARAQLDQALAAEREELAGRDGDDARFAEARLDALPRSTAQAVRDLEDYPWTSEQARQQYQQILDALREDVVGQQFKGMKDALQNGSPETMQALKDMMSDLNDLLAKKARGEDTPEDFAEFMDKHGDTLGEEGVETLDDLVDALARRAAAASRLMRSLSAQQREELSSLMQQAMGSDVDLQAQMAQLNDNLRALRPDLDFSRGERVRGRGDEPLGYGEAADALQDISELDDLLDSLGQEHPGATLDDVDVEALERQLGRGAADDLRRLRELERELQRQGWLTRNSEGLTLSPKALRRLGQTALQEVLGRLDTGGRGDHENTDAGSGGEPTGATRRWQFGDEQPLDVVRTVSNALKRGTASGGAVKLSWEDFEVVETERRAGAAVALCVDLSFSMAAEGRWGPMKETALALSHLIATKFPYDELQIIGFGLHAAPMTVGELAEVEPDFVQGTNLQHALSIARRHVRRHPDAEPVVLVITDGEPTAHLDDSYGTPQAVFQWPPTPETIRATVHEVDLLTRFGATINLFMLGEDPGLRRFVDAVARRNGGRVLSPSPDRLGQYVVDDYLKARAGRRSARRAS, encoded by the coding sequence GTGGCACGTGACGCGTGGAGCAGGCGACGGGGCGGTCGGTACCGGTACGGCGAGTGGGCGGGCGGACCCGACCCGCTGGCCCCGCCCTACGACGTCCGCGCCGCCCTCGACGAGGTCGGCCGGGAGGTCCTGGGCGGCGGCTCGCTGCGCGAGGCCCTGCGCAACCTCCTGCGCAACGGCCCGGACGGCCGCTCCGGCCTGGACGACCTGCGGGCCCGCGCGGCCCGGATGCGCCGCGAGGCCGCCCGCCGCGGCGACCTCGACGGCGCCCTGACCAAGGCCCGCGCCCAGCTCGACCAGGCGCTGGCCGCCGAGCGCGAGGAGCTCGCCGGCCGCGACGGCGACGACGCCCGCTTCGCCGAGGCCCGCCTCGACGCCCTGCCCCGCTCCACCGCGCAGGCCGTGCGCGACCTCGAGGACTACCCCTGGACCTCGGAGCAGGCGCGGCAGCAGTACCAGCAGATCCTCGACGCGCTGCGCGAGGACGTCGTGGGCCAGCAGTTCAAGGGCATGAAGGACGCCCTGCAGAACGGCAGCCCCGAGACGATGCAGGCGCTCAAGGACATGATGAGCGACCTCAACGACCTGCTGGCCAAGAAGGCCCGCGGCGAGGACACCCCCGAGGACTTCGCCGAGTTCATGGACAAGCACGGGGACACCCTCGGCGAGGAGGGGGTGGAGACCCTCGACGACCTCGTCGACGCCCTCGCCCGCCGCGCCGCCGCGGCCTCCCGGCTGATGCGGTCCCTGTCCGCGCAGCAGCGCGAGGAACTGTCCTCGCTCATGCAGCAGGCGATGGGTTCCGACGTCGACCTGCAGGCGCAGATGGCCCAGCTCAACGACAACCTGCGCGCCCTGCGGCCCGACCTCGACTTCTCCCGGGGTGAGCGCGTCCGCGGCCGCGGGGACGAGCCGCTGGGGTACGGCGAGGCCGCCGACGCCCTGCAGGACATCTCCGAGCTCGACGACCTGCTCGACTCCCTCGGCCAGGAGCACCCCGGCGCGACCCTCGACGACGTCGACGTCGAGGCGCTGGAACGCCAGCTCGGCCGCGGCGCCGCCGACGACCTGCGGCGCCTGCGCGAACTCGAGCGCGAACTGCAGCGGCAGGGCTGGCTGACGCGGAACTCCGAAGGACTCACGCTCTCCCCCAAGGCGTTGCGACGCCTGGGGCAGACCGCGCTGCAGGAGGTCCTCGGCCGGCTGGACACCGGTGGCCGCGGCGACCACGAGAACACCGACGCCGGGTCGGGCGGCGAACCCACGGGCGCCACCCGGCGCTGGCAGTTCGGCGACGAGCAACCCCTCGACGTCGTGCGCACCGTCTCCAACGCCCTCAAGCGCGGCACCGCCTCCGGCGGGGCGGTGAAGCTGTCCTGGGAGGACTTCGAGGTCGTCGAGACCGAACGCCGGGCCGGTGCCGCCGTGGCGCTGTGCGTCGACCTGTCGTTCTCGATGGCCGCCGAGGGGCGCTGGGGCCCCATGAAGGAGACGGCGCTCGCCCTCTCGCACCTCATCGCGACGAAGTTCCCCTACGACGAGCTGCAGATCATCGGGTTCGGCCTGCACGCGGCGCCCATGACCGTCGGGGAACTGGCCGAGGTCGAACCCGACTTCGTGCAGGGCACCAACCTGCAGCACGCCCTGAGCATCGCCCGCCGGCACGTGCGCCGGCACCCCGACGCCGAACCCGTCGTCCTCGTCATCACCGACGGCGAACCGACGGCGCACCTCGACGACTCGTACGGCACGCCCCAGGCCGTGTTCCAGTGGCCGCCGACGCCCGAGACGATCCGGGCCACGGTCCACGAGGTGGACCTGCTCACCCGGTTCGGCGCGACGATCAACCTGTTCATGCTGGGCGAGGACCCCGGCCTGCGCCGGTTCGTCGACGCCGTGGCCCGCCGCAACGGTGGGCGCGTGCTGTCCCCCAGCCCCGACCGGCTCGGGCAGTACGTCGTCGACGACTACCTCAAGGCCCGCGCCGGCCGACGCTCCGCCCGCCGCGCCTCCTGA